In Gimesia chilikensis, the DNA window GCCACGCTGAATCCATGCGGGTGATGATCGCGGCCTGTTCCCTGGACAGTGCTGTTCCCATTACGGTGTTCTGCACCAGGGGTTCGTCCGAATTCAGAGCCGATCACAATCATGGTCTCATCCAGCAGGCCACGCTGTTTGAGGTCTTTAATCAGACCGGCAATTGGCTGATCGACCTGGGCCGAAAGCTGCGAATGCAGGCGTTTAATATCGCGATGAGAATCCCAGGCACCAGCATTACCACGGTAGCCATGGAACAGTTGAATAAACCGCACGCCACGTTCGGTCAGACGCCGGGCCGCCAGACATTTCTCACCGAAGCTTTTGGTGGTTGACTGATTCAGACCATACAGTTCCTGCACATGCTGTGATTCTTCTTCAAAAGCCATGACTTCGGGAACAGCGGACTGCATCTGGAATGCCAGTTCGTATGATTTGATCCGTGCTTTCAGGTTTTTGTCATCCGGGTATTGAATTCCGGCGTGTCGGTTCAGTTTCCCCAGCAGGCCGAACATTTCCTGTTGTTCCGAAGGAGTCATTGAATCATCGGCAGACCGCACAAACGAGAGCGGATCTTTCGGATCCACTTCCATCCGAACACCCGCATGTTCCGGCCCTAAATAAGAGGATCCGTGTGTCCAGGCGGCACCACAACAGTCAGCACTTGGGTTCCCCAGCACGACATAATGCGGCAGATTCTGGTTAGCCGTTCCCAGACCGTAACTGACCCAGGAGCCCACGGTCGGAAAAGCACCTTCCGTAATTTTGCGGCCGGTATGATAAGTCAGCTGAGCACCATGGTTATTGTCGATCGTCCACATGGAACGGACTAAGGTCAGGTCGTCCGCGCAGGTCCCCAGATGCGGGAACCAGTCGCTGATTTCCAGACCACTTTCGCCATATTTTTTAAAGCCTGTCTGCAAAGGCATAATGGCTTTGAACACTTCACGCTTCTGCTTGGACGGGTCAAGCAGGATCTTATTGATCTTGTCCTTATTCAACACAGATTCTGCATAGGGAGTTTCATCGATCGACTTCCCGGCGTATTTATTGAGAGCTGGTTTCGGATCGAAACTTTCCAGGTGACTGAGACCACCAATCAGAAAGATCCAGATCACCGACTTGGCGCGCGGCACCATGTGCGGAACCAGTCCCGCTTCTGCAGCCTGCAGTTCGCCTTCCTGAAACAGAAGCGAAGAGAGCGCCATGCCCGTCATTCCCATGCCGGTGTCGTTTAAAAACGTGCGACGGTTCATCTGGGGTGAATTAAACATTCTATTACTTTCCAATCCCATTCCGGTCAGGATTCATCAGCGAATCGTGACAAAATCATTATGGTTGAATAATACGGTAATCAGTTTTTGATACTGCTCTCTGGTCGGCTGACTACCCTCTGCTTTGACAGACGCCATCAGAAAATCCCGACAGAGCTGATGTTCAACTTCATCCGGCCGACGCGAGAGAATTCGCAGGTAAGCCTCCTCGATAAATGCGTCCATGTCTCCGGTGGTCGTCTCTTCAATCTGAGACGCCAGGGCTTCACTTGCCAGGAAAGTCAGCTTACTGTTGGCCAGCGCCAGTGCCTGATGCGGTTGCACACTCGTCTCCCGCATATAACACTCAGAAACACTGGGACCATCAAAGATCTGTACGAACTCAACCAGCTTTTCATGTGCGTGCCGGAGGTAAATACTCTTGCGACGAGAATCCTGGGCCTGGTGGTTATCAATGTCCGCCCCCCCCATCTCAGCGTCGAGTCGACCGGGAATGTAGAGCAGGTTATCCCGCACGATTTCCCCTTCCATCCGGCGTGCTGATTTTTTCCAGAGGAAAAGATTATCGGGGTCGATCGCATGGTTCTCGGGGGCACCAGTCCCTGCCATCCGATAAGTTGAACTGGTAACGATCAACCGGTGCATCTCCTTCATGCTCCACTCCCGGTCCATGAATTCCGCTGCCAGCCAGTCCAGTAACGCAGGATGAGTCGGTTCACGACCGTTTCCGCCGTACTCATTGACGGTTGGCACAATCGGCTGACCAAAATGCCGCAACCAGATATGATTCATCGCCACACGGGCCGTTAACGGATTTTGACGTTCGGTCAACCAGCGGGCAAACGCCAGACGACGCCCGGTGCTGCTTTCCGGATACTTGGACTGTTTACGCGGTGTATATTTCGTTGTCAGCTTTTCTTTGGTTGCATCCTCTGCTTTTTTGAGTTGAGTTTCTGCTGCCTTGTGAGCCTGTTCCGCTTTTTTCAACTGCTGCTTCGCTTTGCTGATACTCGATTTTTTCTTTCCTTTCTCAGCTTTCTTGAGCGCCGCAGCGGCCTGCTCCTGTTGCTTGATAGCAGAGGTTAATACCCATTGTGCCTCTTCAACGGCAGCCTCACGCTGCAACTTCACCAGATTCTGTGCTGCCGTTTTCCAGGCATCCGATTTTTTATCACCGGCGACTTCCATCGCTTCGATGGCAAACTGGGCTTCCAGGACTGCTAGTGCACTTTCAGCAGCAGCCCGCTGTTCCGGTGCTTTGGCCTGCTCCATAGTCCCTTTGGCCTGATCGAGCAGATCTTGCTTGACGAACTCGCGCCGGGCAGGCTGACTGGCCACCAGCGGCAGTGAGACCGGCTCGACTTCATATTTCCCTCCCAGGAATTCAGGGACTCCCGGCGGAATACTTTTGTCTTTTACCGGACGTCGCTCGTCACCGGCTTCCAGAAACCAGGTCTTCGACGTCAAGGAACGATCGTAGGCGCGAGGAATCCCGTTTTTAGAGACATCCAGTACACCTTCCACACGGTCCGTACGAACGTGATACGGTTCGAAAATAGCCCGCATCTGATAGTATTCAGTCTGTTTGATCGGATCATACATGTGATCGTGGCATTTCGCACAACCGACGGTAATTCCCAGGAATGCCTGCGACGTATGTTTCACGACGTCATCCATCCACTGGTCACGTTCCGCGTGGTAATTGCGTGCCAGGAAACCGGTTGCCCGGAGTGCATCCCAGTCATCCGGCTTCAGTTCGTCTGCTGCCAGCATCTCGGTCAGCATCTGATCGTAAGATTTGTCGGCATTGAGCGATTCAATAATCCAGTCCCGCCAGTGCCAG includes these proteins:
- a CDS encoding DUF1501 domain-containing protein, which produces MFNSPQMNRRTFLNDTGMGMTGMALSSLLFQEGELQAAEAGLVPHMVPRAKSVIWIFLIGGLSHLESFDPKPALNKYAGKSIDETPYAESVLNKDKINKILLDPSKQKREVFKAIMPLQTGFKKYGESGLEISDWFPHLGTCADDLTLVRSMWTIDNNHGAQLTYHTGRKITEGAFPTVGSWVSYGLGTANQNLPHYVVLGNPSADCCGAAWTHGSSYLGPEHAGVRMEVDPKDPLSFVRSADDSMTPSEQQEMFGLLGKLNRHAGIQYPDDKNLKARIKSYELAFQMQSAVPEVMAFEEESQHVQELYGLNQSTTKSFGEKCLAARRLTERGVRFIQLFHGYRGNAGAWDSHRDIKRLHSQLSAQVDQPIAGLIKDLKQRGLLDETMIVIGSEFGRTPGAEHRNGNSTVQGTGRDHHPHGFSVAMAGGGIKGGHIHGSTDELGFHAVEDRHYVTDLHATVLHQMGLDTTRLNYPGRQRLERDYGEVIHDIIS
- a CDS encoding DUF1549 domain-containing protein, which encodes MLVLISAVTLAAPAQANPANRQAFVRYFGKYLAQGLNSCGTCHVRDHAEGAESLEDFPHNPFGNQLRETADKLLEQNQDTDLALRLKLIADQDADGDGFTNLQEVLSGTAPGDKTKFPAADSKKKLEQLTAEFNEFQNRYAWKPFKPVHRPEVPVVADLNWSRNPIDHFIAAGHEQKGLKRAAEASPEVLLRRVYLDLIGLNPTPEEIRAFLDEAKTNDKAYEAVVDHLLNHPAYGERWGRHWMDVWRYSDWAGYKDALRVSQRHIWHWRDWIIESLNADKSYDQMLTEMLAADELKPDDWDALRATGFLARNYHAERDQWMDDVVKHTSQAFLGITVGCAKCHDHMYDPIKQTEYYQMRAIFEPYHVRTDRVEGVLDVSKNGIPRAYDRSLTSKTWFLEAGDERRPVKDKSIPPGVPEFLGGKYEVEPVSLPLVASQPARREFVKQDLLDQAKGTMEQAKAPEQRAAAESALAVLEAQFAIEAMEVAGDKKSDAWKTAAQNLVKLQREAAVEEAQWVLTSAIKQQEQAAAALKKAEKGKKKSSISKAKQQLKKAEQAHKAAETQLKKAEDATKEKLTTKYTPRKQSKYPESSTGRRLAFARWLTERQNPLTARVAMNHIWLRHFGQPIVPTVNEYGGNGREPTHPALLDWLAAEFMDREWSMKEMHRLIVTSSTYRMAGTGAPENHAIDPDNLFLWKKSARRMEGEIVRDNLLYIPGRLDAEMGGADIDNHQAQDSRRKSIYLRHAHEKLVEFVQIFDGPSVSECYMRETSVQPHQALALANSKLTFLASEALASQIEETTTGDMDAFIEEAYLRILSRRPDEVEHQLCRDFLMASVKAEGSQPTREQYQKLITVLFNHNDFVTIR